In Actinomycetota bacterium, one DNA window encodes the following:
- a CDS encoding cold-shock protein codes for MAVGTVKWFNATKGFGFITPDGGGEDLFVHQSEIQMQGYRELAEGQRVEVNVKQGPKGQQASGVRAV; via the coding sequence ATGGCAGTGGGCACGGTCAAGTGGTTCAACGCGACCAAGGGCTTCGGTTTCATCACGCCCGACGGCGGCGGCGAGGATCTCTTCGTTCACCAGTCCGAAATCCAGATGCAGGGCTATCGCGAGCTGGCCGAGGGACAACGAGTCGAGGTCAACGTAAAACAAGGCCCGAAGGGCCAGCAAGCGAGCGGTGTGCGCGCCGTCTGA
- a CDS encoding CarD family transcriptional regulator, with the protein MSFKVGDAVVYPHHGVAVIEGREQRRAFGENRHYLVLHVTHDDLTLLVPVDGIDQVGVREIIGAEEATDVLATLAKRDAHVPLNWSRRFKNHMAKLKSGDIYQVAEVVRNLTCRGQQRPLSAGEKRMLGTARRTLVAELSIAMRISDKETDQQIDAILARSTVPLVATSPEPSRPST; encoded by the coding sequence ATGTCCTTCAAGGTTGGAGACGCTGTCGTGTATCCCCACCACGGCGTGGCTGTCATCGAAGGACGTGAGCAGCGCCGCGCCTTCGGTGAGAACCGGCACTATCTCGTCCTGCACGTCACCCATGACGACCTGACCCTCCTGGTCCCCGTCGACGGCATTGACCAGGTGGGCGTGCGGGAGATCATCGGCGCGGAGGAGGCCACGGACGTGTTGGCCACCTTGGCCAAGCGAGACGCCCACGTTCCCCTGAACTGGTCGCGGCGCTTCAAGAACCACATGGCCAAACTCAAGTCGGGCGACATCTACCAGGTGGCTGAAGTGGTGCGGAACCTCACTTGTCGGGGCCAGCAACGACCGCTGTCCGCAGGGGAGAAGCGGATGCTCGGCACCGCTCGACGCACTCTCGTGGCGGAGCTGAGCATCGCCATGCGCATCAGCGACAAGGAGACCGATCAGCAGATCGACGCGATCCTGGCACGCTCGACCGTACCGCTCGTCGCAACCTCTCCCGAGCCCTCGCGACCGAGCACCTGA